The DNA window AATTTGCAGATAGTTTTTAGCTTTAGCGCTCTTGTTGTGGCTTCTTTTTTGGCAGGACTTCCGCTTTTGGTTAAGCCCGTTGCAAGCGTGCTTGAGAGCTTTCCAAAGAGCCTCATTGAAGCAGGGCAGAGCCTTGGTAAAAATAAATTTGAAATCGCGCTTTTTATCATGATACCAAACATCTTTAGAAGTGTTGTTTCAGCACTAATCCTTGCGCTTGCAAGAGGACTTAGAGAGGTTGGTATCACTTTGATGCTAGGTGGAAATATCGTAGGCAAAACCGACACCATCTCGCTTGCTATCTTTAACGCAGTTTATGACGGAGAAAACGAGCGCGCACTGATTTTAAGCCTGATTTTAGTCGTTTTAAGCCTGTTTATGTTTGGATTTATAAATTTTCTGGGACATAGAAAAAACTTTTAGTATTTTTTTGATACAATAAACTGCTATTTAAAAATTTATAGGAGAAGTTTATGAAAAAAGATGACATCAAAGAGTTGATCGAATTTTTCAACGAAATGGATATGAATAAGATCAAGATAAAAGATGGTGATTTTGAGATCGAACTTGAAAAATTTGCCGATTGTTGTGAGCTTCCTAAACCGACAGCCCCAGCCCCAGCCCCAGCCCCTACTCCTGTTAATGTCGTCGTAAGCTCGGAAGTGAAGCAAACATCAAGTGCTAAAGAGAGTATAAAATCGCCTATGGTAGGAACGTTTTATATGGCCCCAAGCCCGGGTGCGGCGCCTTTTGTGAAAGTGGGGCAAAAAGTAAGAAGAGGCGAAGTTATAGGCATTATTGAAGCTATGAAAATCATGAACGAGATTGAAGCGGAATTTGATTGTGTTATCACAGAGGCTCTAGTATCTGATGGACAACCTGTAGAATTTGGAATGTCTTTATTTGGAGTGGAGAAAATTTAATGGAGATCAAAAGAGTTTTAATCGCAAACCGCGGCGAAATAGCGTTAAGAGCCTTGCGAACAATCAAAGAGATGGGCAAAGAGGCGATCGTCGTTTACTCCACTGCTGACAGAGATGCACTTTACGTCAAATACGCTGATGCTGCTATTTGTATAGGAAATCCCAGATCAAGTGATAGCTATCTAAATATTCCCGCTATTATTTCCGCAGCCGAGATAAGCGAAGCTGATGCAATATTTCCTGGATATGGTTTTTTGAGTGAAAATCAAAATTTCGTTGAAATTTGCTCTCATCATAACCTTAAATTTATAGGCCCTAGTGTAGAGGCTATGGCTCTAATGAGTGATAAAAGCAAGGCAAAGCAGATGATGCAAAGAGCGGGTGTGCCTGTAATACCTGGTTCTGACGGAGCCGTAGCTGATGTAAAAGCGGCTAAAGAGCTTGCTAAAAAAATCGGCTATCCTGTTATTTTAAAAGCTGCCGCAGGTGGTGGCGGACGCGGTATGCGTGTGGTAGAAAAAGAAGAGGATATAGAAAAGGCGTTTTGGTCTGCCGAGAGCGAAGCTATGAGTGCCTTTGGCGACGGGACAATGTATATGGAAAAATATATCTTAAATCCGCGCCATATCGAGGTTCAAGTAGTAGGCGATAGCCATGGAAACGTAATTCACATAGGTGAGAGAGACTGCTCTATGCAGCGTAGACATCAAAAATTGATCGAAGAGAGTCCAGCTATATTGCTTGACGATGATACTCGCTCTAGACTTCATGAGACAGCCATCAGAGCAGCTAAAGCGATAGGCTATGAGGGTGCTGGAACATTTGAATTTTTAGTGGATAAGGATCTGAATTTTTATTTCATCGAGATGAATACGCGCCTTCAAGTCGAACACTGCGTTAGCGAAATGGTAAGTGGAATAGATATTATAGAGCTTATGATAAGGGTTGCCGAAGGTGGTGTTTTGCCAAGTCAGGACAGTATAAAGCTAAAAGGACACTCTATAGAGTGCAGAATCACTGCCGAAGATCCAAACAGTTTCACTCCTTGCCCAGGAAAAATAACAAAATATGTCTGCCCGGGCGGACGAAATGTGCGCATGGATAGCCATATCTACCAAGATTACTCTATACCTCCTTTCTATGATAGCATGATAGGTAAGCTGATTGTGTGGGACGAGGATAGAAATAAGGCGATTCATAAGATGAGAGTTGCGCTTGAACAGCTTGTTATACAAGGCATAAAGACGACTCGCGATTTTCATCTAGCAATGATGGAAAATAAAGACTTTATAAATAATAACTACGACACAAACTACTTATCAAGACATTAAAATTTTGGCAGGGTTTTATCTCTGCCAAAATAAGCTTCTTATCTGCATTTCAGCTCAATTTATAAAATTTAGGCTAAATTTATATAAAAATTTAGAGGAGAATTTATGAAAAAATACACTCTTATTACTGGTGCAAGTTCTGGTATAGGGCTTGAAGCGGCAAAGGCTTTTGCTAGGCGTGGCGAAAATTTGATTTTGATAGCCAGGAGAGCTCAAAGACTAGAGAGCTTAAGAAACGAGATTTTAAAATTTGCTCCTATGGTTGATATAATCATTAAAATTTGTGATCTTTCAAAGATAGAAAATGTCTATAAAATTTATGATGAGCTAAAAATTTATCAGATAAAAACATGGATAAATAATGCCGGATTTGGTGATAGCGCGGCTATAGGAAGCCAAAATTTAGAAAAAATGGAGCAGATGCTTGATCTAAATATAAAAGCTTTGAGTATATTTTCAACTCTTTTTGTGAGAGATTATCAAAACGTTGATGGCACTCAGCTTATAAACGTATCCTCTGCTTGCGGATATAGTATGGTTGATAGCTTTGGGGTATATTGTGCGACTAAATTTTATGTAAGTGCATTTACTGAAGCGCTTTATAGACAGCTTAAGTCAAATAATGCAAAAATGAGTGCTAAAATTTTAGCTCCCGCAACGACACAGAGCGAATTTAAGCAAGTTGCCATAGATGCTGATGAGTACGATTATGCTAAAAATTACAAAAACTATCACACAAGCGAGCAGATGGCGGAATTTTTACTAAGGTTATATGATAGCGAAAAGTGTGTGGGTTGGGTAGATAGAAAGAGCTTTGATTTTGTATTAAGAGACCCTATTTTTGTTCACGTAACAAAGGTTAATATCTCCTAATAAGTAAGCGTGATAAGCGCTTACTTATTATCTTAGATATTTTATATCCGCTTTTGCTCTTAGCTTATTAAAATATTCGGTCACTACGCGGTCTTGTTCAAAATTATAGATAGTTGACATGACCTCGTTTTGAATATCTTGAAAATTTGGTAGAACTTCGCCTGATTTTAAATTTACTAAAAACATCTCAAATCCGCTAGGAGTTTGGAAAATTTGAGTAAAAGAACCGTTTGGAGTTCTATTTAAAACAGCTCTTAGCTGAGGCGGTAATTGTTCACTTTTTAGTTCCAAATTCTCTGTATTTACATCTTGGCGCATGCTCATAGGAGATGCTTGTATCATCTCTAAAGAGTCTCTGCTTTGAGCTATGTATCTAGTCATTTTTATCTGGTTAAATTGTAAAAACATCTGCGGGTTTTGCTCAAAATAGGCCTTTGCAGCCTCCGGAGTAACGTTAATTCTGGCATCTTTAAATATATTTTGATAGAGCTTTTCTTGCTTTATTCCTTTTGCTACGTCTTCTTTAAATTTCGCATAATCCACTCCTTGCGAGATTATGGTATTTCTTAGTTGCGATACGTTTAGCCCGCTTTCTTGAGCGATTTTTTTTATTTTTTCACTAATTTCAAAGTCGTTTGCTTCTATTTTAAGTGCTTTTATCTGAGCTTTTTCAAGCCTGTCCTTAATCAGGAAATTTAAAGCATTTCTCTCGTCCGTTTTTAGAATTTGTGAAGTTTTATATAGCTCATGAAGGGTTATAGGCTCGTTTTCAACTACTGCCGCAATGCCATTTACCATCTGGGCGAAGGCAAAATTTAAGCTCAATAAAAAAGCTACAAAAAAGATCTTTTTTGACATATGAAACCTTTGTTTAAGTCTAAAATAAATATAATTGCTGGCATTATAACATTTTAATATTTAAGTTAGATAAGGCAAAATTATGATAGTTACAAGATTTGCCCCCTCGCCTACGGGATACCTGCATATCGGAGGGCTTAGAACAGCGCTTTATAGTTATTTGTATGCTAGAAAAAATGGCGGCAAATTTTTACTCCGCATAGAAGATACCGATTTAAAAAGAAACTCGCAAGAGGCTACAATCGCGATCAAGGAAGCGTTTGATTGGTGCAACTTAGATCACGATGGTGAAGTTACCTACCAATCCAAAAGATTTGACGTATATAAGGCTTTCGTGCAAAAGCTTCTAGACTCAGGGCATGCTTATAAATGTTATATGAGCAAGAGTGAGCTTGACGAGCTACGAGCTCAGCAAGAAGCAAGAAAAGAAAGACCTAAGTATGATAATAGATATCGTGATTTTACAGGCACTCCACCTGAGGGCATAGATCCTGTAATACGTATCAAAGCTCCGCTTGACGGCGAAATTTTGATAGATGACGGTATAAAGGGCGAAGTGAAATTTAGAGTTGAAGATATATTGGATGATTTTATAATAGCTAGAAGTGACGGCACTCCTACTTATAATTTTACCGTTGTTGTCGATGATGCTTTAATGGGTGTAACTCATGTAATAAGAGGCGATGATCATCTATCTAATACTCCAAAACAGATAGTTTTATACGATGCGCTTGGATTTGAGAAACCAAAATTCTTTCATGTGGCTATGATAAACGGCGAAGACGGCAAAAAACTAAGCAAACGTCACGGAGCAACTGATGTAATGGAGTATAAACGTATGGGCTATCTGCCTGAAGCGCTTTTAAATTTCCTTGTGCGTCTTGGATGGAGCCACGGCGATGATGAAATTTTTAGCATGGAGGATATGTTAAAATATTTTGATCCGCATGATATAAACAAGAGCTCAAGTACATATAATGCTCAAAAACTGGACTGGCTAAATGCCCATTATATCAAGACCTTGCCTTATGATAGACTTGCAAAAGAGATGATGGAATTTGGGATTGATTTTAAATCCATACCAAAGGGCGAAGTGCTTTTAAACTCGCTTCGTGAACGCTCGAAAACTTTGGTTGAGATGAGCGATAGTGCAAGAGTGATAATAAATACTCCTAAGGTTTATGATGAGAAAGCTTATGCTAAATTTATTAACGAAACAAGCTTGAAAATTTTGGCTAAATTTGGTGAAATTTTAAATGAAAATTTGGATGCCAAGGGATATGAAGAGCTTACTAATAAATTTCTTGAAGCAAATGGAATTAAGCTAAAAGATCTAGCTCAAGCGCTAAGAGTCAGTTTAACTGGTTCAAGCGTATCACCATCGATTTTTGAAGTGCTTGAAGTGCTTGGAAGCGATGAGGTTAAAAATAGAATAAAAAACATAATAAAGGAATAAAAATGGCGCACGTAACAAAAGAAGAATCGCTTGATTATCATATAGGTGGAAAGATAGAGATAAAGGTAAAGACTCCTTGCGCGACAGCAGAGGATCTATCTAAGGCCTATACACCGGGTGTTGCAGAGCCTTGCAAAGAGATAAGTAAAGATAACGAACTTGCGTATAAATACACAAATAAGGCCAATTTAGTTGCTGTTATTACTGATGGTACAGCTGTTTTAGGACTAGGCGATATCGGAGCGGTAGCTGGCAAACCAGTAATGGAAGGCAAGTCTGTTTTGTTTAAAAAATTTGCAAACGTAGATGCTTTTGATATCGAGATAGACGAGAAAGATCCTGAGAAGATAGTTGAAATTTGTAAAGCTATAGCCCCTACTTTCGGTGGTATCAATTTAGAAGATATCAAAGCCCCTAAATGCTTTGAAATAGAAAGAAAACTTCAAGAAGCTGTAGATATCCCTGTAATGCATGATGATCAGCACGGAACAGCCATGATAACTAGTGCAGGGCTTATTAATGCGATTGAAATTTCAGGTAAAGATATAACAAAGATAAAGATCGTGGTAAGCGGTTCAGGAGCCGCCGGTATAGCATGCGCCAGAATGTATAGGCTGCTTGGTGCTAAAAATATAGTTATGGTTGATAGTAAGGGTGTGCTTCATGACGAAAGAGATGATTTAACGACCGAAAAATTAGAATTTGCTGTAAATACGACCGATAGAACTCTAGGCGATGCTATGAAGGGCGCTGATATGTTTTTAGGGCTTAGTAAGCCAGGAGTTTTAACTAAAGAGATGGTAAAAACAATGAATCCTGAACCTATAATCTTC is part of the Campylobacter sp. RM16189 genome and encodes:
- a CDS encoding ABC transporter permease subunit, which encodes MPNLDLSDLASLNWLVHPLILSAKTLCITFIFFVFIGLPIAYFLAFYKGKFKAVFEAVVMFPLIFPPIATGFLLLYLLGRNSFLGQMLNLQIVFSFSALVVASFLAGLPLLVKPVASVLESFPKSLIEAGQSLGKNKFEIALFIMIPNIFRSVVSALILALARGLREVGITLMLGGNIVGKTDTISLAIFNAVYDGENERALILSLILVVLSLFMFGFINFLGHRKNF
- the accB gene encoding acetyl-CoA carboxylase biotin carboxyl carrier protein, giving the protein MKKDDIKELIEFFNEMDMNKIKIKDGDFEIELEKFADCCELPKPTAPAPAPAPTPVNVVVSSEVKQTSSAKESIKSPMVGTFYMAPSPGAAPFVKVGQKVRRGEVIGIIEAMKIMNEIEAEFDCVITEALVSDGQPVEFGMSLFGVEKI
- a CDS encoding acetyl-CoA carboxylase biotin carboxylase subunit, with amino-acid sequence MEIKRVLIANRGEIALRALRTIKEMGKEAIVVYSTADRDALYVKYADAAICIGNPRSSDSYLNIPAIISAAEISEADAIFPGYGFLSENQNFVEICSHHNLKFIGPSVEAMALMSDKSKAKQMMQRAGVPVIPGSDGAVADVKAAKELAKKIGYPVILKAAAGGGGRGMRVVEKEEDIEKAFWSAESEAMSAFGDGTMYMEKYILNPRHIEVQVVGDSHGNVIHIGERDCSMQRRHQKLIEESPAILLDDDTRSRLHETAIRAAKAIGYEGAGTFEFLVDKDLNFYFIEMNTRLQVEHCVSEMVSGIDIIELMIRVAEGGVLPSQDSIKLKGHSIECRITAEDPNSFTPCPGKITKYVCPGGRNVRMDSHIYQDYSIPPFYDSMIGKLIVWDEDRNKAIHKMRVALEQLVIQGIKTTRDFHLAMMENKDFINNNYDTNYLSRH
- a CDS encoding SDR family NAD(P)-dependent oxidoreductase, giving the protein MKKYTLITGASSGIGLEAAKAFARRGENLILIARRAQRLESLRNEILKFAPMVDIIIKICDLSKIENVYKIYDELKIYQIKTWINNAGFGDSAAIGSQNLEKMEQMLDLNIKALSIFSTLFVRDYQNVDGTQLINVSSACGYSMVDSFGVYCATKFYVSAFTEALYRQLKSNNAKMSAKILAPATTQSEFKQVAIDADEYDYAKNYKNYHTSEQMAEFLLRLYDSEKCVGWVDRKSFDFVLRDPIFVHVTKVNIS
- a CDS encoding peptidylprolyl isomerase; translated protein: MSKKIFFVAFLLSLNFAFAQMVNGIAAVVENEPITLHELYKTSQILKTDERNALNFLIKDRLEKAQIKALKIEANDFEISEKIKKIAQESGLNVSQLRNTIISQGVDYAKFKEDVAKGIKQEKLYQNIFKDARINVTPEAAKAYFEQNPQMFLQFNQIKMTRYIAQSRDSLEMIQASPMSMRQDVNTENLELKSEQLPPQLRAVLNRTPNGSFTQIFQTPSGFEMFLVNLKSGEVLPNFQDIQNEVMSTIYNFEQDRVVTEYFNKLRAKADIKYLR
- the gltX gene encoding glutamate--tRNA ligase, coding for MIVTRFAPSPTGYLHIGGLRTALYSYLYARKNGGKFLLRIEDTDLKRNSQEATIAIKEAFDWCNLDHDGEVTYQSKRFDVYKAFVQKLLDSGHAYKCYMSKSELDELRAQQEARKERPKYDNRYRDFTGTPPEGIDPVIRIKAPLDGEILIDDGIKGEVKFRVEDILDDFIIARSDGTPTYNFTVVVDDALMGVTHVIRGDDHLSNTPKQIVLYDALGFEKPKFFHVAMINGEDGKKLSKRHGATDVMEYKRMGYLPEALLNFLVRLGWSHGDDEIFSMEDMLKYFDPHDINKSSSTYNAQKLDWLNAHYIKTLPYDRLAKEMMEFGIDFKSIPKGEVLLNSLRERSKTLVEMSDSARVIINTPKVYDEKAYAKFINETSLKILAKFGEILNENLDAKGYEELTNKFLEANGIKLKDLAQALRVSLTGSSVSPSIFEVLEVLGSDEVKNRIKNIIKE
- a CDS encoding malic enzyme-like NAD(P)-binding protein, with amino-acid sequence MAHVTKEESLDYHIGGKIEIKVKTPCATAEDLSKAYTPGVAEPCKEISKDNELAYKYTNKANLVAVITDGTAVLGLGDIGAVAGKPVMEGKSVLFKKFANVDAFDIEIDEKDPEKIVEICKAIAPTFGGINLEDIKAPKCFEIERKLQEAVDIPVMHDDQHGTAMITSAGLINAIEISGKDITKIKIVVSGSGAAGIACARMYRLLGAKNIVMVDSKGVLHDERDDLTTEKLEFAVNTTDRTLGDAMKGADMFLGLSKPGVLTKEMVKTMNPEPIIFALANPTPEIFPEEVKEVRDDVMMGTGRSDYPNQVNNVLGFPFIFRGALDVRAKKITENMKMAAAKALAKLAKEPVPAEVCKAFGVDELKFGKDYIIPKPFDKRVLTAVAPAVAQAAVEDGVARVKDFDIKAYIETLEKGF